The following are from one region of the Methanoculleus caldifontis genome:
- a CDS encoding 2'-5' RNA ligase family protein, translating into MHELPDTVALDIVLLPPGPVMDMAINANRTLLAGNHDGGIRLDREDCLPHITVAMLPVKREDIRDVVARVDRITRHCSPMTVTIDSVAKYHTGTGGTIPVFHVFRAEILQLFHKTVMNAVKPYAAPPAGPGMFAGEVSASSVDCLARFGKAGAYEHYSPHITLGYGDLPELVPGLALPLRFEVARAAVCHLGAHCTCRRTLAEFGLGTGQLTAPGGTAR; encoded by the coding sequence ATGCACGAACTTCCCGATACTGTTGCTCTCGATATCGTCCTCCTCCCGCCCGGCCCGGTCATGGATATGGCGATCAACGCCAACCGGACCCTGCTCGCCGGCAACCATGACGGGGGGATACGTCTCGACCGCGAGGACTGCCTCCCGCATATCACGGTCGCGATGCTCCCGGTGAAGCGTGAGGATATCCGCGACGTCGTTGCGAGAGTGGACCGGATCACCCGGCATTGCTCGCCGATGACCGTGACCATCGATTCCGTCGCGAAGTACCACACGGGCACCGGAGGGACCATCCCGGTCTTCCACGTCTTCCGGGCTGAGATCCTTCAGCTCTTCCACAAGACCGTGATGAACGCCGTAAAGCCCTATGCGGCACCTCCGGCAGGGCCCGGCATGTTCGCGGGCGAGGTCTCCGCGTCGTCCGTCGACTGCCTTGCCCGGTTCGGGAAGGCCGGCGCGTACGAGCATTACTCCCCGCACATCACGCTCGGCTACGGGGACCTTCCCGAGCTTGTTCCCGGCCTCGCTCTCCCCCTCCGGTTCGAGGTGGCGAGAGCGGCCGTCTGCCACCTGGGGGCCCACTGCACCTGCCGGCGGACCCTCGCCGAGTTCGGCCTCGGCACCGGACAACTCACGGCTCCCGGCGGGACGGCGCGGTGA